Proteins encoded in a region of the Ptychodera flava strain L36383 chromosome 4, AS_Pfla_20210202, whole genome shotgun sequence genome:
- the LOC139131361 gene encoding leucine-rich repeat and fibronectin type-III domain-containing protein 5-like — protein sequence MYIVERNLEDCANRGFTHIPTHFDFLSLNLEQNAITTLLADQFIRYPFLQSMNLQSNFIAEIETGALNGLSDLKVLNLSSNRLEHLPGYIFSPLRSLLHLDLSRNSLRAISSEAFANLWSLQTLSLSDNRITNLDKVRFDDLQNLTTLRLERNELITLDNSVTASLPQLSFLFLQDNPLQCSCSLQSLLIWSAGSGRFLHGADCATPPSLSGSNLKELLELDLTCIAPRIDSVKVSDRIVVEGDTITFSCSATGYPKPVIYWTNPEGVILWPDGDHNHNKPYKSHENGTVTVTYVHSNDSGTFVCTTENAGGSDSAEVHVDVLRMDADKFSTSELENSSYVYENETRVTSTALPPMPGCPPCDTTSVIVATFFGTFFGTLILCAVLLYLLFRHLSKSYNPSEGELDGDTSKKGGFVIANLAALLNLSAQRSPTGKTNDNGPSSQPTDISTSNSVKYEYVGDLQTEVDAGIHRDSHKPIPEYLEVIPDQDSDDKQLRTRSSDAPSYHYAYGCVPNRRYTGYNENPRTSQVVDRDREDSLSIHEDDPTYTSLENDIQPGAVHGQETGINTEKAIWNEEERNSLYQNFPPPCV from the coding sequence ATGTACATCGTTGAAAGGAATCTCGAAGATTGTGCTAACAGAGGATTTACTCATATACCTACACATTTTGACTTCCTCTCATTGAACCTGGAGCAAAACGCGATTACAACGCTCCTTGCCGATCAATTTATTCGATATCCATTCTTGCAGTCGATGAATCTACAGTCGAACTTCATCGCTGAGATCGAAACTGGCGCCCTCAACGGCCTTTCGGATTTGAAAGTGTTGAATTTGAGCTCCAATCGATTGGAGCACCTTCCAGGGTATATATTCTCGCCTCTGAGGAGTCTTCTGCACCTTGATCTGTCACGCAATTCGTTGAGGGCGATCTCTAGCGAAGCGTTTGCAAATTTGTGGTCTCTGCAAACCCTTTCACTGTCAGACAACAGAATCACTAACCTGGACAAAGTTCGTTTTGATGATCTCCAAAATTTAACAACCCTCCGATTGGAAAGAAATGAGTTGATCACACTTGACAATTCAGTCACCGCATCTCTTCCACAGTTGTCGTTCCTGTTCTTGCAAGACAACCCACTGCAATGTTCTTGCAGTCTCCAAAGCCTTCTGATTTGGAGTGCCGGGTCTGGACGCTTCCTTCATGGTGCTGACTGCGCCACCCCTCCAAGTCTGTCAGGTAGCAATTTAAAAGAGCTGCTCGAATTAGATTTAACTTGCATTGCTCCGCGGATCGATAGCGTGAAAGTAAGTGATAGAATCGTCGTAGAGGGAGATACTATAACCTTCTCCTGCAGTGCCACTGGATACCCTAAGCCGGTTATATACTGGACGAACCCTGAAGGAGTAATCTTGTGGCCGGACGGTGACCATAATCACAATAAGCCGTACAAGTCTCACGAGAATGGTACCGTCACGGTAACATATGTTCATTCCAATGATTCTGGCACTTTCGTATGTACAACGGAAAACGCGGGCGGCTCTGATAGCGCGGAAGTTCACGTCGATGTTTTGCGGATGGACGCCGACAAATTTTCAACGTCCGAGCTTGAAAACAGCTCATACGTTTACGAAAACGAAACAAGGGTGACGTCAACGGCACTGCCGCCAATGCCTGGGTGTCCTCCTTGCGATACGACATCAGTTATTGTCGCCACATTCTTCGGCACCTTCTTCGGTACGTTAATACTCTGTGCGGTGTTGCTCTACCTGTTGTTCCGACATCTCTCGAAGTCCTATAACCCCTCCGAGGGCGAACTTGATGGGGACACCAGTAAAAAGGGTGGCTTCGTGATCGCAAACCTGGCAGCTCTGCTTAATTTGTCTGCGCAACGTTCGCCCACCGGGAAGACCAACGATAATGGCCCGTCATCGCAGCCGACAGACATCTCGACGTCAAATAGCGTCAAATACGAATATGTAGGAGACCTTCAAACTGAAGTGGATGCTGGCATTCACAGAGATTCTCACAAACCGATCCCAGAATACCTAGAGGTGATTCCAGACCAAGATTCGGACGACAAGCAACTCCGGACAAGGTCCTCGGATGCACCCTCATACCACTATGCCTACGGCTGCGTCCCCAATAGACGCTACACGGGGTACAACGAGAATCCCAGAACAAGTCAAGTCGTCGACCGCGACCGCGAAGACTCTTTGTCGATTCATGAAGACGATCCAACGTACACGTCACTTGAAAATGACATCCAACCAGGTGCAGTCCATGGGCAAGAGACTGGAATCAACACGGAGAAAGCTATTTGGAACGAGGAGGAACGGAATTCATTGTACCAAAACTTCCCCCCTCCATGCGTCTAG
- the LOC139132206 gene encoding leucine-rich repeat transmembrane neuronal protein 4-like, whose translation MNLSFWFVTLSVIFSAIFSSVDALCPAYCNCSVPLVVDCSSTAQHTIPKDIHNDTETLYLHNNSITRLKVNSFVQLTSLITLRLDSNLIQTIDNGAFNGAESVETLNLANNKITELKENTFSNLRNLTSLRLDVNNIASIEKKAFNGLNSLSLLKLSSNDLTQLNSDMLDGVESLKRLEADRNWISVIVDNAFTKTPQLTNVL comes from the coding sequence ATGAATTTGTCGTTTTGGTTCGTCACCCTTTCCGTCATCTTCTCGGCAATTTTTAGCAGCGTCGACGCACTCTGTCCTGCCTATTGTAACTGCAGCGTTCCATTGGTAGTAGACTGCTCGTCCACAGCCCAGCACACTATCCCTAAGGACATCCACAATGACACCGAGACACTTTACCTGCATAATAATAGTATAACACGATTGAAAGTCAACTCCTTTGTCCAACTGACAAGCCTAATCACACTACGTCTGGACTCAAATCTAATCCAAACCATCGACAACGGTGCTTTcaacggagcagaatcagtggAAACTCTGAACCTAGCCAATAACAAAATAACCGAGTTAAAGGAAAATACATTCAGCAATCTAAGAAATTTGACATCCCTTCGGTTGGACGTCAACAACATCGCATCTATCGAGAAGAAAGCATTCAACGGACTGAACTCCttatctttattgaaattatcaAGCAACGACCTAACACAGTTGAATAGCGATATGTTAGACGGCGTTGAGAGCTTGAAGAGACTTGAAGCTGACAGAAATTGGATCTCTGTTATTGTAGATAACGCTTTCACTAAAACTCCCCAGCTCACCAATGTGCTTTAA